The following is a genomic window from Aquificota bacterium.
AAAGAGCCTTTTGGCAAAGATAGGGGCCTTGCTCATGAGGCCTGCCTTGAACAACTTCAAGAAGAAGGCAGACTTTACCGAGTATGGTGGCATACCCCTCCTTGGTGCCAAAAAGCCAGTCATAATAACCCATGGAAGGGCAAACGCCAAGGCCATAAAGAATGCCATAAGGGTGGCCAACGAGTTTTTAACCCATCACTTCAACGAAAGGCTTTCTGAAAACCTTAAAAGATTATTGCCTCAAGAGGTAAAGGTCTGATGGGTATAAGCATAAAGGGTATGGGCCATTACACTCCAGAAAACCTTTTGACCAACTTTGACCTTGAGAAGATGGTGGATACATCCGACGAGTGGATAACCACAAGGACCGGCATAAAGGAAAGAAGGATAGCAAAGGAAGAAAGCCTTGTTGATATGGCATACAGGGCAAGCCTTAGAGCCTTAGAGGATGCGAGCCTCTCCGTAGAGGATATTGATGTTATAATCCTTGCCACCCTCACGCCAGACCTTGGCTTTCCAGCCAGCGCATGCCTTTTGCAGGCAAGGCTTGGATGCCACAAGGCCTATGCCTTTGATATATCTGCCGCCTGTAGCGGATTTTTGTATGGCCTTGAGATAGCCAGCGCCCTACTAAGTTCTGGAAAGGCAAAAAACATCCTTTTGGTGGGCGCTGAAAAGCTATCTCAGATAGTAAACTGGACGGACAGGGCCACATGCGTCCTCTTTGGAGATGGTGCGGGTGCGGTGGTTCTCTCCTCCGAAGGGGAAGGGGAGCTTTTGGCGTCGGTCATGAGGTCTGACGGCAACTATTGGGAGATACTGTACGCCGAAAGGTGTGGCTATATAAACATGAAAGGAAAGGAGCTTTTTAAGCTGGCCGTGAGGGCCATGGCCGATGTATGTGAAGAAGTTATGCAAAGGGCTGGAGTTTCCAAAGAAGACATAGATTTGGTAGTTCCACATCAGGCAAACATAAGGATCATGCAGGCCTTGGCCGAAAGGCTTGGTATTCCTATGGAAAAGGTCTATTCAAACATACACAAGTATGGAAATACGAGCGCCGCATCCATACCCATAGCCCTGTGCGAGGCCAAAGAGGAGGGAAGGCTAAAAAGGGGTAATATGGTCCTCCTTACTGCCATGGGTGGTGGCCTCACATGGGGGGCAAGCCTCTTGAGGTTCTAACTTGAGGTATGATGCTATAGTCGTAGGAGGAGGTCCGGCTGGGGCCTCTACAGCCTACCACCTCTCAAAGAAAGGCCTTAAAGTCCTTCTTGTGGAAAAGGAAAGGCTTCCAAGGTTTAAGCTTTGCGCCGGCTGTCTTTCTGCCAGAGCCTTAAAACTTCTTCCAGAAGGCTATGAGAAGCTTTTGATAAACAGAATAAGGGTTGGAAGGCTTGGCTATAGGGGGCTTGAAGAGTATAAACTGGAGGCGGGCAAAGAAATAGCCTACATAGTGGACAGAAGGGATTTTGACCACTTCCTTGTAGAAAAGGCCCTTGAGGCTGGTGCGGACCTCTTGCAGGCAAGCTTTTTAGGCTTTGAGAAGGAAGGACAAGGCTACAGAGTTTATACTTCTTCTGGAAGTGTTCTTTCGGACTTTATAGTGGGTGCAGATGGAGCCAATTCAAAAACGGCGGATATTTTGGGCTTTGGGAAAAGAAGGGCCTTCAAAAGCCTTGAGTTTTTTACAGAAGGAGACCTAAAGGAGGAGGTGCTTATAGAGATAGGCTGGGTAAGCAGGGGCTACCTTTGGGTCTTCCCTCACGGTGATGGCATAAGCGTGGGCATTGCCACCACGGGCAAAGAAGACCTTTTGAAAATACTAAGAGAGTATTCAAATAAAAAAGGCATAAAGTTTATCCATCCGAAGGGTTGGCACATACCCTTTCCAGAAGGGGACCTAAGGCTTGGAAGGGATAGGGTGTTGCTTGTGGGAGACTCGGCAAGCATGACAGACCCACTTTTGGGAGAAGGCATATACTACGCCCTTTGGGCGGGAAGGCTTGCCTCGGAGGCAATAGTCAAAAGCCCGCAGGAGCCTCTAAAGGCCTACAGAGAGCTTTTAAGGCCTCTAAAAGAAGAGCTTCTGAGTGCTGGAAAGATAGCCAAGCTTGCCTACAGGTTCCAATATGTGGCGTATAAAATGGGAAGGGATTATGCCTTGAAAAACTTTTACAGGGTGCTTTTAGGAGAAAAAAGCTATGGAGAGCTTTACCTTAAAGGATTGTTTGAATTTTTAAAACACTTGACCATAGAGAGCTTTAAGAGTATACTTAACCCACATGAGGGGAGGAATAGTAGGGGTATTTTTAGTCGGAAGTTTGGCCTTGGCAGGAACGGATAGCATAGTTCTTACAGCCCTCACCTACATGGAGAGGCCTTACCAGTTTGGCGCCAATGAACTTTACCGAATGGACTGTTCCGCCTTTGTAAAAAGGGTGTTTGAGGTAAACGGTATAAGCCTTCCGAGAAGCACGGCAGAACAAGCCCAAGTGGGAGTTCCAGTAAGCCTTGATGAGATAAGGCCGGGAGACCTACTGTTTTTTAGCACATACAGGCCGGGGCCTTCCCATGTGGGTATATACATTGGCAACGGTAAGATGGTCCATGCCAGCGAAAGCAGGGGAATAACCATAGATAGGATAGATGACCCCTATTGGCAGAGAAGGTTTCTCTTTGCAAGGAGGGTAGATAAGAGGCCCGTTGTGGCCAAAGCAGTGAAAGTGGATAGAGGTAGGGAAGACAAGGGCCGTGATGAGATAGCAGAGCTTATTCTTATACTTTCCAACCGTTGAGGGAAAGCCTCACTTTATCCTTAGCTTCTCCCATATCCTATCTATCTTTTCTTTTACTTCCTTTGACATCTCTATCACCTTTGGCCATTCCCTTGTGTAGCCCTCTTCCTTCCACTTGGTTGTAGCATCTATTATCATCTTTCCACCAAAGCCTACCTGATTGGTGCTGTGGTCCAAAACGTCTATAGGGCCTTTCAATATAAGCACATCCCTTGATGGGTCCACATTATTGCCCCAGGCCCAAAGCACCTGCCCAAAGTCATGAACGTCTATGTCTTCGTCAAAGACCACTATATGCTTTGTGAGGGACATAAGGCCAAGGCCCAAAAGGCCATAGGCTACCTTAAAGGCATGCCCTGGATAGCGTTTCTTTATGGATACAAAGCAGAAGTTGTGGAAACAGCCTTCGGCGGGCAGGTGGTAATCTACCACCTCAGGCAGGTTGAACTTTATAAGGGGCAAAAATATCCTCTCCGTTGCCCAGCCTATGTATTTGTCCTCTTGTGGTGGTCTTCCCACTATGGTGGTAAGGTATATAGGATTGTTTCTGTAAAGGATGGCCGTTACGTGCATCTTAGGATACTTGTCCACAGGCGTATAAAAGCCCGTGTGGTCCCCAAAGGGACCTTCATCTATCAGAGGCTCTTCTGGGTCCACATAGCCTTCTATCACTATCTCCGCATGGGCTGGATATTCAAGGTCAACGGTTATACCCTTTATGAGTTCTACACCCTCCTCCCTTATGAGGCCTGCAAAGAGGTATTCATCCACCTCCGGTGGCAAAGGTGCAGAGGCCACATAGGAAAGCACAGGGTCTCCACCTATGGCAATGGCCACCTCAAGCTTTTTCCTTAACCTTTTTGCCTTCCAGTAGTGATGGTTTCCATCCTTGTGTATCTGCCAATGCATGGCCAGTTCGGTAGAAGATAGCACCTGAAGGCGGTATAGGCCCACGTTCCTTATTCCGCTTTCTGGGTCCTTTGTGATAACCTGGCCAAAGGTTATATACCTTCCGCCATCCTCTGGCCAGCATTGGAGTATGGGAAACTCAAAAAGGTCAATCCTTTCCCTTTTTACATTCTCCCTTATGGGACCATCCTTTACAACCTTTGGCAAGGCATCGTTTAACTTTTTTAGCTCTGGCAGTCTTTTTAGCTTGTCAAGGAAGGTATGAGGGATCTCTGGCCTCAAGAGTTTGTATAGCTTCCAGCCTATATCCTCAAGCCTTTCATAGCCAAGGGCAAGCTTTATCCTTTTTTCAGAACCCAAAAGGTTGGTAAGCACTGGAATAGAGTAGCCTTTTGGCCTCTCAAAGAGTAAGGCCTTTCCACCACCGGGAAGCTTACAAACCCTGTCTGTCACCTCCGTTATCTCAAGTATGGGAGAAAGTTCTTCTTCTATCCTTATAAGTTCTCCTTCCTTTTCAAGCCTTTTTATAAAGTCTCTAAGGTCCTTGTAAGGCATCTTCTCCTCCTTCCATAAGGCAAAGGTCTTCCCTACACCTTACCGCTGGCGCTTTGCTGATTTTCTTTGAGACATCAAAAAGCAGTTCTCTTATAGAATTTCTCAAAGATTGGCGAAGCTCATACAGCTCTTTTAGCTTTTTAGAAAGCTTCTTTGCAGTTCCCTCTTTTCCTTGCGCCAAGGCGCAGTCCATCCTTCTTATTACCTTCTCCGCAGACTCATCGCAATGCACCAAAGCCATAGAAAGATGTTTTAGAACACACCAAAGGCTCTCTATCTTGCTCCTGAACTCTCCACCACCTTCCCCCGATAGATCAAGAATGGAGAAAAGAAGGTTTCCTACAGTTTTTCTCCTGTTCCTTAATTCATCTATGTATGCCACAAGGTCTTCAAGCTTTGTCTCTCCTTCCAACTCCATAAGGTGCTGTTCCGCATGGGCAAGATGGGCTATCAGATATATCATCTCCTCCACCAAAGCCTCTTCCCAAAGGCCTTTTTCCATAAAGGATAATATTAATGCAAAATACATACGTTGGCTATCGCATTTATTTTGAGAAAAAGCATACCTTTGGCGAGAAGTTTATCCTTTGTAGGAGCAGGTTCAAAACCTACCCCCGATTATTGGACAGATCTTGGACCCGAGGGCAAGCTTGAAACCCGCCACTACATTTGGAAAATCAACGCGCCAGAAGCTTACGGGCTTTAATTTCTCACCCAGCGTATAATATGGAATACAATAATAGCTTATGAAAGTGAAGCAAAGACCAAGAAGTAAGGATTTGGAACACATTATAAAAACCTTAAGAAAACACCTTAGGTATTTAAGGAAGGAATATGGAGTTAAAAGCTTGGCCATATTTGGTTCTTATGCCAGAGGAGAACATAAAGAAAGTAGTGATGTGGATATACTGGTAGAGTTTAGCAAGCCAATAGGACTAAAATTCATAAGTTTGGCGGACTATCTGGAAAAAATATTGGGGAAAAGAGTGGACCTTCTTACACCCAACGCCCTCAAACAGGTGCCTGAAGTTTGGAAGAAAGTGAAGGAGGATTTGATACCTGTAATATAATAATCTCCATGAGATTAAAGGTCCTTCTATTTTTCTTACTTGCCTTTCTTATCTCATGTTCTAAATCCAACTATGCACATGTAGAAAAAGCACCTTCAAACATACCATCCAACACCACACCTTGCACGGTGGTCCGTGTGGTGGATGGAGATACATTCCATTGCACCTTATCCAATGGAGAAGAGGTTAAGGTAAGGCTTATAGGAGTGGATACGCCAGAAAGCGCAGACAATCCAAAGGCCAGAAGAGATTCGGAGAGGACTGGGCGCTCCTTGGAAGAGATCATAAAAATGGGTAGGCAGGCCAAGGAATTTACAAAAAGCCTTCTCCCAAAGGGTGAAAAGGTGTATTTGGAGTTTGACGTGCAGAAGACGGATAAATACGGAAGGCTTTTGGCCTACGTGTGGCTATCCGATGGTAGGATGCTAAACGAAGTTTTGATAAGGGAAGGCTATGCACAGGTCTATACCATACCACCCAACGTGAAGTATCAAGAAAGGTTTTTGGAGGCCCAAAGGTATGCAAGGGAAAACAGAAAGGGCCTGTGGGGACAATAAATAGTATTTACTTCTAAGGTCCCTATCCTATATTAAAATATTAACCCATTTACTCTTTTGAGAGGTGAAGGAATGGAGCTTTTGGAATACGACTCCTGCGGTGTAGGCTTTGTATGCAATATAAAAGGAGAAAAAAGCCATCAGATTGTAAGCTGGGGCATTAGGGCCGTTAAAAACTTAACCCATAGGGGTGCAGTGGGCGGTGATGGCAAAACGGGCGATGGTGCGGGTGTTCTTATAGAGGTTCCAAGAAGATTCTTTGCGGATTTTATAGATAAGGAAGGGCTTGAGCTTTCCTCCTTGGAGAACCTTGCGGTGGGTGCAGTCTTTCTCTATGAAGATGTGAGACCTCAGATAGAAGAATACATAAGGAAAAGTCCCTTCTCCTTGGTAGGTTGGAGAGAGGTGCCTGTGGACAAGTCCGCCGTAGGCGAGTCTGCCCTCAAGGTTATGCCCAAAATATTCCACCTTCTTTTGGACACGGAAAAGTGCGACCCAGAAAGGAGAGAATTGGAGCTTTACATCCTAAGAAGGCGCATAGAAACGGACAAAAAGATAAAGGACAAGGTTTATTTTGCTTCCCTCTCTTCTAA
Proteins encoded in this region:
- a CDS encoding C40 family peptidase, whose translation is MAGTDSIVLTALTYMERPYQFGANELYRMDCSAFVKRVFEVNGISLPRSTAEQAQVGVPVSLDEIRPGDLLFFSTYRPGPSHVGIYIGNGKMVHASESRGITIDRIDDPYWQRRFLFARRVDKRPVVAKAVKVDRGREDKGRDEIAELILILSNR
- a CDS encoding nucleotidyltransferase family protein — translated: MKVKQRPRSKDLEHIIKTLRKHLRYLRKEYGVKSLAIFGSYARGEHKESSDVDILVEFSKPIGLKFISLADYLEKILGKRVDLLTPNALKQVPEVWKKVKEDLIPVI
- a CDS encoding menaquinone biosynthesis decarboxylase; the encoded protein is MPYKDLRDFIKRLEKEGELIRIEEELSPILEITEVTDRVCKLPGGGKALLFERPKGYSIPVLTNLLGSEKRIKLALGYERLEDIGWKLYKLLRPEIPHTFLDKLKRLPELKKLNDALPKVVKDGPIRENVKRERIDLFEFPILQCWPEDGGRYITFGQVITKDPESGIRNVGLYRLQVLSSTELAMHWQIHKDGNHHYWKAKRLRKKLEVAIAIGGDPVLSYVASAPLPPEVDEYLFAGLIREEGVELIKGITVDLEYPAHAEIVIEGYVDPEEPLIDEGPFGDHTGFYTPVDKYPKMHVTAILYRNNPIYLTTIVGRPPQEDKYIGWATERIFLPLIKFNLPEVVDYHLPAEGCFHNFCFVSIKKRYPGHAFKVAYGLLGLGLMSLTKHIVVFDEDIDVHDFGQVLWAWGNNVDPSRDVLILKGPIDVLDHSTNQVGFGGKMIIDATTKWKEEGYTREWPKVIEMSKEVKEKIDRIWEKLRIK
- a CDS encoding geranylgeranyl reductase family protein — its product is MRYDAIVVGGGPAGASTAYHLSKKGLKVLLVEKERLPRFKLCAGCLSARALKLLPEGYEKLLINRIRVGRLGYRGLEEYKLEAGKEIAYIVDRRDFDHFLVEKALEAGADLLQASFLGFEKEGQGYRVYTSSGSVLSDFIVGADGANSKTADILGFGKRRAFKSLEFFTEGDLKEEVLIEIGWVSRGYLWVFPHGDGISVGIATTGKEDLLKILREYSNKKGIKFIHPKGWHIPFPEGDLRLGRDRVLLVGDSASMTDPLLGEGIYYALWAGRLASEAIVKSPQEPLKAYRELLRPLKEELLSAGKIAKLAYRFQYVAYKMGRDYALKNFYRVLLGEKSYGELYLKGLFEFLKHLTIESFKSILNPHEGRNSRGIFSRKFGLGRNG
- a CDS encoding thermonuclease family protein, whose amino-acid sequence is MRLKVLLFFLLAFLISCSKSNYAHVEKAPSNIPSNTTPCTVVRVVDGDTFHCTLSNGEEVKVRLIGVDTPESADNPKARRDSERTGRSLEEIIKMGRQAKEFTKSLLPKGEKVYLEFDVQKTDKYGRLLAYVWLSDGRMLNEVLIREGYAQVYTIPPNVKYQERFLEAQRYARENRKGLWGQ
- a CDS encoding ketoacyl-ACP synthase III → MGISIKGMGHYTPENLLTNFDLEKMVDTSDEWITTRTGIKERRIAKEESLVDMAYRASLRALEDASLSVEDIDVIILATLTPDLGFPASACLLQARLGCHKAYAFDISAACSGFLYGLEIASALLSSGKAKNILLVGAEKLSQIVNWTDRATCVLFGDGAGAVVLSSEGEGELLASVMRSDGNYWEILYAERCGYINMKGKELFKLAVRAMADVCEEVMQRAGVSKEDIDLVVPHQANIRIMQALAERLGIPMEKVYSNIHKYGNTSAASIPIALCEAKEEGRLKRGNMVLLTAMGGGLTWGASLLRF